The Pimelobacter simplex genomic sequence CGATGTGGCCATCGAGACCGCCGACGTCGCCCTTATGGGCGAGGACCTGCGCCACCTGCCCCACACCCTGGACCACGCACGCCGGGCCCGGGCCATCATGCTGCAGAACGTCGGACTCTCCCTGGGCCTGATCACCATCCTGATCCCGCTCGCCGCCCTCGGCGTACTCGGCCTGGCAGCAGTGGTCCTGGTCCACGAGATCGCCGAGATCTTCGTGATCGGCAACGGCGTGCGGGCCGGCCGCGCCCGCCCGCTTCCCCCGGCCCCAACGGCCACGCCCTCGGCGGATGCGGTACCCGAACAGGCCGAGGCCCGGTGACCGGCCGTCCCAGCAAGGCTGCGCCAACCGTCCGAAGGGCGCGCGTCGCGGTGCTGCTCATCGCCCTGGCGATTGCCGGGATCGATCTGGCAGCCAAGGCCGCATCCGAGGCCCGACTCGCCGACTCCACGGTCGACCTCGGTCTGATTCAACTGCAGCTGGCCTACAACCCTGGTGTGGCGTTCAGCATGGGCGACAAGCTTCCTGCTGGCGTGATCGTGGCCATGACTGCAGCCATCTCCGTTGGATTCGTTGCCTACGCCTGGCACCGGGCTCCTCGAGCAGGATGGATCGAGCGGATCGCCGGAGGTGCCGTGATCGGCGGCGCGGTCGCGAACGTGATCGACCGCGCCCGCGACGGCGTGGTCACCGACTACCTCCACACCGGCTGGTGGCCCACCTTCAACCTCGCCGACACCTTCCTGGTCACCGGATGCATCGTGATCGCACTGGTCCACGTTCGTCATGAACCGGCCACGAGCAACCCGGTGACCGCGCAGGAAGATCCAGCCTCCCCGACGATCGCCAACGAACCGTGACCTGCGCCCGATGACACCCGAGAAGCTCCGCTTAGCGCCCGCCGCAGACGCCCGAGAGGAGCCATGTAAGTGATCACCTCCGGGTTGCAGGCGATCGGGCTGTTCCTGGTCACCAACATCGACGACATCATCGTGCTGTCCCTGTTCTTCGCCCGCGGAGCCGGGCAGCGAGGCACCACGACAAAGATCGTCGTCGGGCAGTATCTCGGCTTCGGCGGCATCCTCCTCGCCTCGCTCGCAGTGACCTTCGGAGCTGACCTGTTCCTTCCCGACGACGCCATCCCGTACTTCGGTCTGATCCCCCTGGCACTGGGAGCATTCGCTGCCTGGCAGGTGTGGCGCAACGGTCACGATGACGACGACAGCGGCGCCAACAAGCCGATCAGCGCACTCACCGTGGCCGCAGTCACCTTCGCCAACGGTGGCGACAACATCGGGGTCTACACCCCTGTCTTTCTTGCCGTCGGCACCGGCGCCCTCGTGGCCTACTGCGCAGTGTTCTTGGCCCTGGTCGTCGGTCTCGTCCTTGCCGCCAAGTTCGTGACGACCCGCGAGCCCATCGCAGAGGCGCTGGAACGTTGGGAGCACATCTTGTTCCCACTCGTTCTCATCGTGCTCGGCCTCGTCATCTTGAACGAGGGTGGAGCGTTCGGCCTCTGATCAACAGTGAGCCACCCCGGACCTGCTCAGCTCGCAGGTACTTCGCGCCGCTCCATCCGCCGTTGGTGACGCGGCTCAAGTAGCGGACGTTCAGTCGGTCCAGCATCGTCCGTTCGGTGTGAGCGCCAGGCATGGTCGACTCACTCGGTGCGCGGTGCGTCGGCCCAGGTGAGCAGGTCGGGTGCAGCGTCCAGGACGCGCTCGACGCTCACGGTCCACGTCCAGTCGACGCGGACGGCCGGCGGCTCGATGGTCACGGTGAACATCGGTGGTTCCTCCTTGTCGGTTCGGTTGGTTTCCCGAGAGTAGGTGCGCGTTCAGACCCAAGTCGCGTTATCCACAGGGGCCGCTAGCGGCTTCATCGACGGGGAGCGGAAATCCTGGCTGCAAGGCCAGGACCCGCACTCTGCGGGTACCGCACGGGGTCCGTGACGAAGGACTCGTCGAGTTGCTCGGCGCCGGTAGCTGCCCTGGCAGCGTGGGTCATGACGTCGGTGATGACGTTCTGGGCGGTGGTGACCATGCTGGCCTGGCCGAGACGGATGAGCTGGTTCACGCCGGCGGAGGCCGCGCTGCTCACGGGGCCAGGGACGCCCATGACGGGCCGGTGCAGGTTGGTGGTCCAGTGAGCAGTGTTGATCGCGCCGCTGCGCACTGCGCCCTCGACGACCACGGTCCCCTCAGCCAGGCCGGCGACGATCCTGTTCCGGGCCAGGAAGCGGGTTCGGGTGGGGCCGGCTCCCGGGGGTGCCTCGGAGACGACGAGGCCGCGTTCGGCGATCGCCTCGAGCAGTTGGGCGTGTGCTGCCGGGTAGGGCCGGTCGACGCCGCCGGGCAGGACAGCGATGGCCGGGCTGTCGGTGAGGAGGGCACCACGGTGGGCGGCCTGGTCGACGCCGTACGCGAGGCCGCTGATGAAGGTGTGGCCCATGGCGGCGAGGTCGCGGCTCAGCTCGGTTGCCTGCTCGGTGCCGTAGCTGGTGGCTGCTCGTGATCCGACCACGGCCACTCCCCAGCCAGCGAACCCGCGCAGCTCGTGTGCT encodes the following:
- the lspA gene encoding signal peptidase II, whose protein sequence is MLLIALAIAGIDLAAKAASEARLADSTVDLGLIQLQLAYNPGVAFSMGDKLPAGVIVAMTAAISVGFVAYAWHRAPRAGWIERIAGGAVIGGAVANVIDRARDGVVTDYLHTGWWPTFNLADTFLVTGCIVIALVHVRHEPATSNPVTAQEDPASPTIANEP
- a CDS encoding cadmium resistance transporter; this encodes MITSGLQAIGLFLVTNIDDIIVLSLFFARGAGQRGTTTKIVVGQYLGFGGILLASLAVTFGADLFLPDDAIPYFGLIPLALGAFAAWQVWRNGHDDDDSGANKPISALTVAAVTFANGGDNIGVYTPVFLAVGTGALVAYCAVFLALVVGLVLAAKFVTTREPIAEALERWEHILFPLVLIVLGLVILNEGGAFGL
- the dprA gene encoding DNA-processing protein DprA, translated to MSAAVDDADRLARVTLSRTIEPGDLRVTGLVSELGAGKVLDYLEAAGEVENHWGFALAQELGRVDPAQVLEQAAEQGIRFIVPGDREWPIQLGALRSTGALHDRGGEPVGLWVRGAHELRGFAGWGVAVVGSRAATSYGTEQATELSRDLAAMGHTFISGLAYGVDQAAHRGALLTDSPAIAVLPGGVDRPYPAAHAQLLEAIAERGLVVSEAPPGAGPTRTRFLARNRIVAGLAEGTVVVEGAVRSGAINTAHWTTNLHRPVMGVPGPVSSAASAGVNQLIRLGQASMVTTAQNVITDVMTHAARAATGAEQLDESFVTDPVRYPQSAGPGLAARISAPRR